The genomic interval AAGTCGCGAATAAAGGATCAAGCGGTTTGGAAAAAGGTATTACTGTGGCTGCTATTGCTTTCAATCGCTCCCTTTGCGATTGAAATTTTGATTTTGGCTGACATAGTCGGTATTGAGCTTGCGATGGCGTTTTTTGCCTATTACCTAAAGGACATGGGGTTAATTTGGCAGGCGCGCATACAGACTTTTCGCGCCGGTATTAGTTCGGGGTTTAGGTGTATGGCTTCACACGCTATCGGTCAGCCTCGGTTTTTGTTGCAACATTGCGCTATGAGCCTCACGTATTTTGTGCTGAGTGGCTCACTGATCTGGGCGTTGTTGGTTTGGTACCCGATTGTCATGATGGGTGGGTCGCTTCCGGTAACTGGCTATTGAATGGGGTGACGCATGAAAATCTGGGTTGATGCCGATGCCTGCCCTGTGGTGATCAAAGACATCATTATTCGCGCTGCGGAGCGAAAAAAAATAACCACAACCTTTGTCGCCAACCAACCGATAAAATTACCGCCCTCGCAGGTGTTAAGTGCCATTCAAGTAGCGCCAGGTTTTGATGTGGCCGATAATGAAATTGTTAAGCGGCTCGCGCCTGGCGACCTCGTCATCACCCAGGACATTCCTCTAGCTGACGAAGTGTTGAGTGCTGGTGGTTTGGCCATGAACCCTAGGGGTGAGGCCTATACCAAGGCCAATATTAAGGCGCGCTTAAATATGCGCGATTTTATGGAGACGCTGCGCGCCAGTGGCGTACATACCGGAGGACCTGCGCCGTTAAACCAAGGCGATCGGAAGAATTTTGCCGACCAGTTGGATAGGTTATTGACCAAGCTATGTAAACCTTAGCTGAACTAGATGTTGGCCATGCCTAGGCGTTTTGCGCTTCTCTGACTGCATTTATATTGGCATGAAGACCTATGGCCGGTTGACGACCCGCGCCGATCACGAACAAAAGCGGCTGCAGCTCATGGCGGAGCTGTACGGTGTTGCCAAGCACTCGGTGGATCTACTGCTGGATGTGACCGAGTTCGAGGCTTGGGAATTGCGCGCGGCTTGGTTTATCTCCGGGGCGACGCGCTACGTTGAAGAACGCGATGCGACCTTAGCCTGATTACAAGCGTTGTAGGTATTTCTGTGTCGTGAGTTTAGCCTATTTGCAAGAGCCTACTATACTCAGCCTCTATGGATGCAGAAACCGTAAAACAGCGTGCTAAGGCCTTCGATTATCTCTTCGATGCCGTCGTTGTCACCGATACAAACGGTGTGATTGTCGATTGGAACGCCGGCTCAGAAGCCTTATACGGATACACCAAGGCGGAAGCGCTTGGCCAGGCCGTTTCCATCTTGCACGTGCCCGAGGATAGCGCCCAATTGACGGCGCGAGTGATCGACGCTGTGGCGCGCGAGGGCAAGTGGACTGGTGAGATTCGTATGTTGCGCAAAGATGGTTACATAGGTTGGGTTGAATCCATGTGTGTGCCGATCTTTGACGACGATGGCACAATGATCGGGGCGCTGGGAATAAACCGCGATATCAGCGATAGAAAAGCTGAACAAGCGCGGCTGAGCCACTTGGCACACTATGATCAATTAACCAGTATTCCCAACCGATACCTTTTGCTTGATCGCGTATCGCATTTGATTGAACAATCTAAACGCAGCGAAAAATCTTTTACCCTGTTGTTTATCGATCTCGATAAGTTCAAATCTATTAATGATACCCATGGCCATGGTTTTGGCGATCTGGTGTTGCGTGAGTTTGCGGCGCGCATTAAATCCTGTATTCGCGCCTCGGACACGGTTGCGCGCATAGGCGGCGATGAATTTGTTATTTTGCTGGAAGATGCATCTGGTAAAGCGAATGTGGGCAAAATTGCTCAAGCACTGATTGATGCAGTGGATAAACCGTTTCACATCGCCGGTCAACAGTTGCAGATGAGCTGCAGTATTGGCGTGGCTAACTACCCAGATGATGGTTGCTCCACCGATGAGTTGCTGGCCGTGGCCGATAAGGCAATGTACCGGGCTAAAGGAAAGAGTTGCTCAAGTTACGAGTTCTAACCTAATTAATCGGTGCTCTCGATCTGGATTGTGTATAACGGAGCGACGGGTGCGTTCTATCGGGGTTGGGCAGTTATCCTATTCCGGTTGGTGACAGGCGCCCTTATCTGACGCTCGATGCGTTTTACTTAGTCATGGCAGGTGACAGTTCGCGCTTAGGGAGCAGCGCTGTTTGGACCGCGACACTCATGGCAGGCTGGATCAGGTATTTAACCCTGCATGGGTCGCGACTTGGCTCAATTTCCCGTAAAATGGCTCGTCTCTATGCTTTTAGGCTCGCGCTGTTGCTGGCCTCTCACAGGTAAATCATGAAAAAGACGTTTGTAATCGAGCACGCCAAAATTCAACCGCCACGGCTTTTTGAGGCGGTGAAGCACGAGCTTAAGAAATATGTTCGCCGCGAGCGCAATAAGAAGTTACCAGAAGGCGCGGATTTTTGGGACTTTGATTGCAAGTATGGTGCGACGGCTGAGGCCGCGACGGTGGTGCACTTGTCTGAATTGAATAAATGCGTCGATAGCGCTGAACAACAAGGCTTAACCTCGTTTTATATCGAAATCTTGGCGAAGGTGGGCAAGCGTACGCCGCGCCCTGAGCAAGACAGCTAGCCAGCTTCCCCTGCCCGAATTAGCCCGCCCAAGAGGGCTGTGATCTGCTCGCTATTGCTGAAAGGTATGGTTGTTCTAGTCTATCCTTGTCAGCGCCGGTCCGTGTTTCGGCGCTAAGCGGTCCGGCCCTAAATGAATAGGTCTAACCTGTATACCGCTGTTAAATCCCGCTAGCTTCAGGTGCTTGCCTAGGCTGAGTAAGCTACAGGGGTAATAATTGACCAGCCCCCGTTATACCCGCTCAACCTACTCGGCCGGAAGCGGGAACTTTTCTTCGGATAATTGTCCAATGGCAATACTGCTTGATATCGAGGTTAAAAATGAAATGGTTTGCGCTAGCTATGACGGTGCTATTGGTAGCTTGCTCCAATAAAAGTATCTACAAGGGTATGCAAGAGAGCAATCGGCAGGAATGTAATAAATTGCCCGACTCTCAATGGGAGCAATGTTTGAAGGACAATAGTCAGAGCTACGAAGACTATAAGCGCGAAAGGGATGCGTTAAAATCCTCCGCCGAATAATCAACGTTTAGACCTGATAGAGTAGGAAATTGTGCTAACTTAGCGCTGCATTGATGAATCATGGCGCCGTATTTTGGTCATGGCGTTTTCGTACCAAGACTTGGCGCCTTTTCCGTCGTCGCACATTATTAATGCCCAGCAAGCGGTAAATAGCCAGTACAAAAAGTTCGCATCTTTCAGTGCTCGATCTTTTTCCTGAGCTGAACCCGGCAGTTGATTTTGTATTAATCCGTCTTTTTGGCTTTCGGTCAGGTCGTGGTGTGCGAGCATGGCGGCTAATTCTAGTCGCGGGTCACTGGTGCAGGCGTATTCAAAGTCGATACACAGTAATCGATTTTTATCGAGTAGTAGATTGTGCGGGTTTAAATCTCGATGGCAAAAGCGAAGCTGTTGTGTTCGTTCGAGCCTGTCAATAATAGGTTCCACACAACTGTTAAGCGCGAGTATTTCGCTTGCGACTGCTTGTAACAGTGGCCCTAATTTTTTCTGGCGGTTAACAATTTCCTGTTGGTAAAAGTACCATTGATTGCGTGGCGTAACCCGATGTTTTGGCAATGTAAGCTTAGATATTTTATCCAGTAACTGGCCTAAGAGGTGCGTTGCTCGTGGATGTTTTTGGTGCTGCTTTTGCCATGCGCCATCAGTGTTGATGTAACGGCTTAAATAGTAACGATAATCCGGCGATACAAATTTCAATTCAGGTGCCAGCCCGGCTGCTTCGGCGATGCGCCAGCAGGCGACTTCGTTATCGCGGGGGCAGAGTTTGTGCGTTAATGGATTGTTAACTCTCAATACCCAAGACTCGCCGTTACTGGTGGCGAGAAAATTCTGGTTACTTGTGCCCATACATAATGGCGCAACCAACTTTAGCGGGGCGATGCCGGCCGCTTCCAGCTGTTGGGCGAGTTGCGAATCTTTAAAGTTGGGCAAACTCATTTAGCGGGCACGCAGGTCGTGTTGGTAAGTTCGCGTCCAGCTAAAATAGCCGGCAACGGCAATGCCGATGTATACCATAAAGAGTACTGAGGTCAGCATAAAGCCCTTGTTTAAATAGAGATAGATTGATGCCGCATCTATGACTATCCAGTAAAGCCAATTTTCCAATATCTTTTGCGCAACGAGCCAGGTCGTAACAATAGCGAAACAGGTTGTGGCCGCGTCTAACCAGGGGAAGTCCGCTTGGGTAAAGTTAGCCATGCAGTAGCCCGCCAGTAAAGATAATCCGGTGGTCGCAGTAATTAAAAAAATATGTCTTTTTATCGGCCAGCTTTCAATTGACTTTTCTGAGCTTGCGCTTGCATTACGCCAGGCCCAATAGCCGTAACCGGCCATAAACATATAATAAACGTTGAGCACTGATTCCATTAACAGTGCCACTTCCCAAAAGAGCCAAGTATAGATAGCGGTGCTCAGAAAGGCCGCCGGCCAGCACCATAGGCTCTCGCGTAGAACCAAGAAAATATAGGCTAAGGCGAGTAGTACCGCGACCAGCTCGAACGCGCTGAGCGCATGGGCTTCGGCGATGGCCGACTGAATAACAATACTGAGTTCTGACAGCATAAATAGGCGTTATTGTTTGTGCGATAAATCGAGGGCGCCGCCAATAAATTTGCACACGAAAACCGCTTTACCCCATTTTTCATAGGCAGCTTTCATTTCGCGCGCCAGCAGTGCCATAACTTCGTTATAGTCGCCGCTAATCTGTGTGGCCATGGCGTTGGTTACCCGCTCGATATTTGGGTACTGATCGAGTCGCTCGATAAACCATTGGATGGGGTCTAGGTAGCCATCCCGAAACGGGTACATGGAAATTTCGACGGTGAGTTTCATACTTAGCTCCAGGTTTGAGTGCCGCTCAGGTGAGCGACACGCATCATTGTTAGGTTGCGCTAGTTAAAGCTCAGGTTAAAGGTTACGCCAATTTGGCGCGGATCACCAAAGCGGATGTACTGCTTGTCAGCCCAATCGATATCTGGCTCGTTACCGAAGTAAAAGCCGCGCACGCCGTATTGTTTGTCGGTTAAGTTGCGCCCCCATAAATACGCAGACCAATCCTGTGCTTCGTAACCGAACTTCGCGTTGAGTAAGGTGAAAGGGTTGGATTTGGAATCGTTGCTATCTGAGTAGTAAAACTCGCTCTTGCCATTGGTATTTATATTGACGAAGAAGCCATTGCCGGGGCGCAGTGTTAGGCCCGCACTGTAGGTAAGGCGTGGTGCGTGAGCGAGGTCGCGGCCGGATAAATCCACTGTGCTGCCGTATTTGTCTTGGTATTGGTAGTCGCCATACTGCGCCTGCAGATAACCGAGGCTGCCGTAAACTTCCAGCATTTCATTGATCGACCATTGGCCTTCAAATTCTGCGCCGTAATTATTCGAGCTGCCGGCATTCTCGGTAAATAAAATAAACCGTTGCGGGTTGGCGGGATCTTGTAGCGAGGCGTCAACCTGTTGATTCAGCCGCTCCATGTAGAACAGCGTTATATTGGTGCTGGCGCTACCTTCGAGCCAAAAGGACTTCAAGCCGAGTTCGTAGTTGAGCAGGGTTTCGGACTCAAATTCCTTTTTGTCAGCCAATTCGCTCGGTAGTGTCATGTTAAAACCGCCGGCTTTATAACCGCGCGCAATTCGCGCGTAAATATTTTGCGTATCCGAGAGGGATTTGGTTAGGGCTAAGTGGCCGCCCCACATAGATTCGTCTGGGGCAAACGCATCGCCATTGGAATCGGTATAATCGCTGCTTCTGGTTTCCGTGCGCAGGCCGATGGACAGCGCGTATTCATTGCCTAAGTCTGAATCAGTTTGGCCGAAGATAGCCGTGTTAGTGGCGGCGTAGTCGGAGGTTAACACTTCATCGGGGTAGGTGTTGTATTCAGAGTAGAGGTCGTTATCCTCATCCAACTTGTGCAGGTAGATGCCCGCAAGCCAAGCGGTGGAGTCGTTAAATAAACGACTGTTGTCGGTGGAGACCACCCTGAATTCTTGTGACACCGTTTTGCGCTCGGCGCTTTTATCCCACAGGTAATCGTAAACGCAGGCAATCGAATCGGTATCGTCGCCGTTGTTATTTTCATCGTAGTAATCGGTGCAGGATTTTGCCGCCCAGTAACCGGGGTTAGCCCAGTCGCCGTCGTAAGCGTGGTTGTGATCGGTATTGGTGGCGGAGGTTAAAGATGTTAACTCAACAGTGTCGCCCAACCATTTAACCTTCAGGCTGCCGGCTTGGGTTTTTTGATTGTCGACACCGGGTTTGTCCGTCAGGGTATTGAAGCCGTTGTTGTCTAAGGTCCAGGCGTCGTAGCCGTTATCGTTGTCGGCATAGAGTAGGTTTGCATCAATCTGCCATTGTTGGTTCGGCTGCCAGCGCAGTTTCACCCGGCCGGTGCGTTCATCGCGCTGGTTGCTGTCGTTTTGGTTTAGAAAATCGTTTTGGCGAAAGCCATCTTGCTGTTGGCTTTCCAGTGCCACGCGGTAGCCAAAGGTTTCAGACAGGGGGCCAGATACAACAATGCCTAAGCCTCGCTGGTTGTCATCGCCCACTGTCGCTTGGCCGCCAAATTCGAAGGTGTCGCTTGGGTCGTTGCTTTTAAGATGGATTAAGCCGGCCAGCGCATTGGCGCCAAAGCGCGTGCCTTGCGGCCCGCGCAACACTTCTACCTGCTGCAGGTCGAAGGTGCTGGCGGCCATGCCGAGGCCAGACATATCGATGTCGTCGACAATAAAGCCCACGGAGCTGTTAGGTGCGCCTTGGTAGTCTTCCTGCTCGCCCACGCCGCGTATTTGAAAGTAACGTGGTCTGCTGGTGGCACCAGACCAGTTTAGGTTGGCAATGCTATTGAGAATGTCTTCGAAGTGGCGCGCGCTTTCATCTTGCAGGGTTTGTTGGTCGATCACCGTAATGCTGGCTGGAATATCGGTGACGGCGATCGCGCGAAAGTCCGCGCTAACTAAAATTTCTTCAAGTGCCGGTGCTTGTGCGGCGGCGTGAGATGGCTGTACCAATAGCGCTACGCTGGCTGCCAGGCAGGATGTCGCAAACAATGCGCGGGTGTTAATCGAATAGTTTTTCATAGGACCCCAATTTACCAACTTAAAATTGAGATCCGGCAACAAGACGTGATGTACGGGTGATTACTGCGGTGATTCGGCATTCATTGCCTGAAGAGGCGCCAGCCTGGCGGTTACCGTTTTGCCCATTCCTACGCCGGTACTAGCCGGATCAGGTTCCAGGGTTTGTCGACGACATCTCAGTTCGGTTAACCCGAACACCCCTTGGCGGCGGCCAGTGTAACATGAGCTATTTGTTTAGTACGACGGTTTTAGCAGAAACTAAAATGGCTAGGAGCCGCAAGCTGCAAGCCGCAAGCCTCAAGCCTCAAGCAAAAACGGTTCTTGCGCGTATAAAATCTCACGCAATCATAATTGCTTGCAGCTTGTAGGGGCAGGCCATCCTGCTTGCAGCTTGCAGCTTGCAGCTTGCGGCTTGTAGCGCCCCCCGCCTTGCAGCTCTTACCGCATCGCCATCAACATACTCGCCGGGTCTTCCAAAAACTCCTTCCAGCGATTACAGAAGCGCGCGATGGTGCCGCCGTCGATGACGCGGTGATCGCCAGACCAGCTGACGGTCATAATCTTGCGGGCTTCCACCTCGCCTTTGGCATTAAAGCGCGGCAGCTCTTGCATTTTGCCGAGCGCCACAATCGCCACTTCCGGTTTGTTAATAATCGGTGTAGCTGCGGTACCGCCAATGGCGCCGACGTTTGAAATGGTGATGCTGCCGCCTTTCAATGTCTCTGGGCTAACGCGGCCTGAGCGGGCGCTGTCGGTGAGTGCCGAAATTTCCTGTGCCAATTCCAAGATGCTGAGGTTTTGCACATTTTTAACATTGGGCACCAGCAGGCCGACTTTAGAATCCACCGCCATGCCGATGTTGTGAGCGCTCAAATAGGTTAGCTCGGTGCAGTCGCTGTTGAGCCGGCTATTGAGTACCGGAAATTCTGTAATCGCCAGTGATAGCGCCTTCATAAACAGCGGCATCATGGTGATTTTCACATCTGGGTATTTGGCTTTTAACTGTAAGCGCAAGTTCACCAAGTCGGTGATATCAATTTCATCCATGTAGGTGAAGTGGGGAATAGTGCTGACCGATTCTTGCATGGCGCGCGCCATCACCGCTTTCACGCCTTTGATGGGCTCAACCCGATCGGCGGCGACTGGCCTGCCCGCGGTTGCACTCGCGCTCGATGTTGATGCACTGCTGGCACCGGCGAGGAAGTTGAGCATATCTTCTTTCAAGACGCGGCCATTTTTTCCCGTGGCGGGCACGTTGGCGAGGTCGACGCTGTTTTCTCGCGCGAGCCTGCGCACAGCTGGCGTGGTGAGCGCGCGCGAGGTGTTGCGCACAAATTCGCGGTCGGCGCTGTCGTCCACGGCGGCGATGCTGGCCGAGGTTGGATTGTTTTGTGCCGGCGCAATGGCGGCAGCTTTCGCGGGCGCTGTGCTAGTGCTATCAGAGCTAGTTGTGTTTGGGCTAGCGCCACTTTCAGCGGCGCCAGCTTCAATCAGTTCGATGGCAAACAAAGGCGCGTGCACTTTGGCGATGTCGCCTTCCTTGTAATACAGCTTGGTAACTTTGCCGTCGTACATGGAGGGAATTTGCACCAAGGCTTTATCGGTAGACACATCAGCTACGGCTTGGTCTTCGGTGATAATGTCACCTTCTTTCACCAGCCATTCAACCAGTTCACACTCAACAATTCCTTCGCCAATATCCGGCAGAATAAAATCTTTAATCACGGTAGGCTCCTAGTAATTGATGCTGCGCTTAATGGCTTCGAATATTTTGTACTGGTCGGGCATGTATTCTTTTTCATGCACCAGGGGGAAGGGTGTATCTAAACCGGTCACGCGGCTGATCGGTGCCTCCAAATAGAGGAAGCAGTGATCTTGAATCGTCGCGGCAATTTCGCCGGCGTAGCCACCGGTTAATGGTGCTTCGTGAGTCACCAATAAACGGCCGGTTTTTTTCACCGAGCGCGCGACTGTGTCGACATCCCAAGGCAGCAATGTGCGCAAGTCGATAACTTCACAGGAGATGCCATCGGCCTCGGCCATGGCCGCAGCGGCTTGCAAGTATTCCATCTGCGCACCCCAAGACAGGAGGGTGATGTCCGAACCTTCTTTGACCACTTCGGCCACGCCCAAGGGAATTTCGAATTCCTCGTCCGGCACCTCACCCACGGCGGCGCGGTATAAACGCTTGGGTTCGAAAAAGATCACCGGATTTGGATCGCGAATGGCGGCGAGCAACAAGCCTTTGGCTTGGTAGGGCGTCGATGGCATCACCACTTTTAAGCCCGGGGTCTGGGTAAAGTAGGCTTCCGGTGATTGCGAGTGGTACAGGCCACCGGCGATACCGCCGCCGTAAGGTGTGCGAATGGTGAGGCCGCCGACGTTGAATTGGTTGCCCGAGCGATAGCGAAACTTCGCCGCTTCGTTAACGATCTGGTCGAAGGCGGGAAAAATGTAATCGGCAAATTGGATTTCGGCGACCGGAATGTGACCTTGCGCCGCCATACCAATGGCAAAGCCGGCGATGCCTTGTTCGGTCAGTGGCGTATTAAAGCAGCGCGCTTTGCCAAATTTTTCTTGCAGGTTGCTGGTGGCGCGAAACACGCCGCCAAATTTGCCGATGTCTTCACCGAAACACACCACGCGCTTATCGTTAGTCATAGCTGTGGTCAGGGCGCTGTTAACGGCTTGTAATAAATTCATCTTGGCCATGATCAGTGCTCCGTTCCTTCGATAACCTGTGCGGCGGTTTTCGGGTATTTTTCTGGGTACTTAGCGATGTGTTCGCGTAGTGCTGCTAACTGGCCTTTAAGATTGGCGTCGGGTGTGTCGTACACATCGGTGATCAGATCATCGAGCCCGGGCGGGGCAACTTTTTCCGTCGCCTTTAAGCAGTCGAGCACTTCTTTGCGGTAATTTTCTAAGCCGGCTTTTTCCTGCGCTTCGGTCCACCACTTTTTCGCGATCAGCCAGTTTTTCATGCGCAGCACTGGGTCTACCGCACGCCATTTGTCTTCTTCGTCGCGCGAGCGGTAGCCGGCCGGATCGTCGGAGGTGGAGTGCGCTCCTAGGCGATAGCTCATGGCTTCTACTAATACCGGCTCGTTATTGTCCACGGCAATCTTGCGCGCTTCTACGCATCCGGCGTACACCGCCAGTATGTCGTTGCCGTCTACGCGAATGGTTTTCATGCCGTAGCCCACACCGCGCGCGGCGATGCCGTCGCCGGCGTATTGTTCGTCCGCGGGGGTGGAAATGGCGTAGCCATTGTTGCGGCAGAAGAAGACGGTAGGGCATTTCAGCACCGCCGCCATATTCATGCCGGCGTGGAAGTCGCCCTCGCTGGCGGCGCCTTCGCCGAAATAGACCAAGGTGCAGGCCTTTTCGCCCTCGAGCTTTTGCGCGTAGGCGTAGCCGGCGGCTTGCGGAATTTGCGTCGCCAGTGGCGAGGAAATGGTCATGTAGTTGAGGTCGTTGCAGCCGTAGTGAATCGGCATTTGGCGACCCTTGCCCAAATCCTTGCTGTTGGATAGCATTTGATGCATGAATTGCTCGGTGCTGAAGCCGCGGTAGCGCAAGGCGCCATGCTCGCGGTACTGGCCCATAATCATATCTTTGGCTTCAAAGGCGGCCGCCGAACCAATGACGGCGGCTTCTTCGCCGGTGCAGGTCATGTAGAAGCTCAGCCGGCCTTGGCGCTGGGCTGCGACCATGCGCTCGTCCAGTACCCGAATAAACTGCATGGTGTCATAGATGCGCAGCGCGGTTGTTTTATCTAGCTTGGGTGCTTTGGCGCC from Simiduia curdlanivorans carries:
- a CDS encoding DUF6172 family protein, giving the protein MKKTFVIEHAKIQPPRLFEAVKHELKKYVRRERNKKLPEGADFWDFDCKYGATAEAATVVHLSELNKCVDSAEQQGLTSFYIEILAKVGKRTPRPEQDS
- a CDS encoding 2-oxo acid dehydrogenase subunit E2, with translation MIKDFILPDIGEGIVECELVEWLVKEGDIITEDQAVADVSTDKALVQIPSMYDGKVTKLYYKEGDIAKVHAPLFAIELIEAGAAESGASPNTTSSDSTSTAPAKAAAIAPAQNNPTSASIAAVDDSADREFVRNTSRALTTPAVRRLARENSVDLANVPATGKNGRVLKEDMLNFLAGASSASTSSASATAGRPVAADRVEPIKGVKAVMARAMQESVSTIPHFTYMDEIDITDLVNLRLQLKAKYPDVKITMMPLFMKALSLAITEFPVLNSRLNSDCTELTYLSAHNIGMAVDSKVGLLVPNVKNVQNLSILELAQEISALTDSARSGRVSPETLKGGSITISNVGAIGGTAATPIINKPEVAIVALGKMQELPRFNAKGEVEARKIMTVSWSGDHRVIDGGTIARFCNRWKEFLEDPASMLMAMR
- a CDS encoding alpha-ketoacid dehydrogenase subunit beta, with amino-acid sequence MAKMNLLQAVNSALTTAMTNDKRVVCFGEDIGKFGGVFRATSNLQEKFGKARCFNTPLTEQGIAGFAIGMAAQGHIPVAEIQFADYIFPAFDQIVNEAAKFRYRSGNQFNVGGLTIRTPYGGGIAGGLYHSQSPEAYFTQTPGLKVVMPSTPYQAKGLLLAAIRDPNPVIFFEPKRLYRAAVGEVPDEEFEIPLGVAEVVKEGSDITLLSWGAQMEYLQAAAAMAEADGISCEVIDLRTLLPWDVDTVARSVKKTGRLLVTHEAPLTGGYAGEIAATIQDHCFLYLEAPISRVTGLDTPFPLVHEKEYMPDQYKIFEAIKRSINY
- a CDS encoding YaiI/YqxD family protein, whose protein sequence is MKIWVDADACPVVIKDIIIRAAERKKITTTFVANQPIKLPPSQVLSAIQVAPGFDVADNEIVKRLAPGDLVITQDIPLADEVLSAGGLAMNPRGEAYTKANIKARLNMRDFMETLRASGVHTGGPAPLNQGDRKNFADQLDRLLTKLCKP
- a CDS encoding sensor domain-containing diguanylate cyclase yields the protein MDAETVKQRAKAFDYLFDAVVVTDTNGVIVDWNAGSEALYGYTKAEALGQAVSILHVPEDSAQLTARVIDAVAREGKWTGEIRMLRKDGYIGWVESMCVPIFDDDGTMIGALGINRDISDRKAEQARLSHLAHYDQLTSIPNRYLLLDRVSHLIEQSKRSEKSFTLLFIDLDKFKSINDTHGHGFGDLVLREFAARIKSCIRASDTVARIGGDEFVILLEDASGKANVGKIAQALIDAVDKPFHIAGQQLQMSCSIGVANYPDDGCSTDELLAVADKAMYRAKGKSCSSYEF
- a CDS encoding thiamine pyrophosphate-dependent dehydrogenase E1 component subunit alpha encodes the protein MSDKITHKLRLLSGFEMAIPTLSLLKADGSLYEGAKAPKLDKTTALRIYDTMQFIRVLDERMVAAQRQGRLSFYMTCTGEEAAVIGSAAAFEAKDMIMGQYREHGALRYRGFSTEQFMHQMLSNSKDLGKGRQMPIHYGCNDLNYMTISSPLATQIPQAAGYAYAQKLEGEKACTLVYFGEGAASEGDFHAGMNMAAVLKCPTVFFCRNNGYAISTPADEQYAGDGIAARGVGYGMKTIRVDGNDILAVYAGCVEARKIAVDNNEPVLVEAMSYRLGAHSTSDDPAGYRSRDEEDKWRAVDPVLRMKNWLIAKKWWTEAQEKAGLENYRKEVLDCLKATEKVAPPGLDDLITDVYDTPDANLKGQLAALREHIAKYPEKYPKTAAQVIEGTEH
- the pnuC gene encoding nicotinamide riboside transporter PnuC; this encodes MLSELSIVIQSAIAEAHALSAFELVAVLLALAYIFLVLRESLWCWPAAFLSTAIYTWLFWEVALLMESVLNVYYMFMAGYGYWAWRNASASSEKSIESWPIKRHIFLITATTGLSLLAGYCMANFTQADFPWLDAATTCFAIVTTWLVAQKILENWLYWIVIDAASIYLYLNKGFMLTSVLFMVYIGIAVAGYFSWTRTYQHDLRAR
- a CDS encoding YkoF family thiamine/hydroxymethylpyrimidine-binding protein, with the translated sequence MKLTVEISMYPFRDGYLDPIQWFIERLDQYPNIERVTNAMATQISGDYNEVMALLAREMKAAYEKWGKAVFVCKFIGGALDLSHKQ
- a CDS encoding phosphotransferase; translated protein: MSLPNFKDSQLAQQLEAAGIAPLKLVAPLCMGTSNQNFLATSNGESWVLRVNNPLTHKLCPRDNEVACWRIAEAAGLAPELKFVSPDYRYYLSRYINTDGAWQKQHQKHPRATHLLGQLLDKISKLTLPKHRVTPRNQWYFYQQEIVNRQKKLGPLLQAVASEILALNSCVEPIIDRLERTQQLRFCHRDLNPHNLLLDKNRLLCIDFEYACTSDPRLELAAMLAHHDLTESQKDGLIQNQLPGSAQEKDRALKDANFLYWLFTACWALIMCDDGKGAKSWYENAMTKIRRHDSSMQR
- a CDS encoding TonB-dependent receptor — its product is MKNYSINTRALFATSCLAASVALLVQPSHAAAQAPALEEILVSADFRAIAVTDIPASITVIDQQTLQDESARHFEDILNSIANLNWSGATSRPRYFQIRGVGEQEDYQGAPNSSVGFIVDDIDMSGLGMAASTFDLQQVEVLRGPQGTRFGANALAGLIHLKSNDPSDTFEFGGQATVGDDNQRGLGIVVSGPLSETFGYRVALESQQQDGFRQNDFLNQNDSNQRDERTGRVKLRWQPNQQWQIDANLLYADNDNGYDAWTLDNNGFNTLTDKPGVDNQKTQAGSLKVKWLGDTVELTSLTSATNTDHNHAYDGDWANPGYWAAKSCTDYYDENNNGDDTDSIACVYDYLWDKSAERKTVSQEFRVVSTDNSRLFNDSTAWLAGIYLHKLDEDNDLYSEYNTYPDEVLTSDYAATNTAIFGQTDSDLGNEYALSIGLRTETRSSDYTDSNGDAFAPDESMWGGHLALTKSLSDTQNIYARIARGYKAGGFNMTLPSELADKKEFESETLLNYELGLKSFWLEGSASTNITLFYMERLNQQVDASLQDPANPQRFILFTENAGSSNNYGAEFEGQWSINEMLEVYGSLGYLQAQYGDYQYQDKYGSTVDLSGRDLAHAPRLTYSAGLTLRPGNGFFVNINTNGKSEFYYSDSNDSKSNPFTLLNAKFGYEAQDWSAYLWGRNLTDKQYGVRGFYFGNEPDIDWADKQYIRFGDPRQIGVTFNLSFN